One Leifsonia shinshuensis DNA window includes the following coding sequences:
- the cysD gene encoding sulfate adenylyltransferase subunit CysD: MRAAPVSAVLSATPAASLDLIDQLEAESIHIIREVVAEFERPVLLFSGGKDSVVVLHLAAKAFWPARVPFSLLHVDTGHNFPEVLDFRDATAERFGIPLAVARVQDYIDDGRLTERADGTRNPLQTVPLLDAIEAGRHDAVFGGARRDEDKARAKERILSLRDGFGQWDPRNQRPELWSLYNGRHTPGQHVRAFPISNWTELDVWRYIEREGIELPPLYYAHEREVFARDGMWRAIGPVSPSDRGETVERRLVRYRTVGDMSCTGAVESDARDVAAVVREVAASTLSERGATRADDRISEAAMEDRKRQGYF; encoded by the coding sequence ATGCGGGCTGCACCAGTGAGCGCCGTCCTGAGCGCGACGCCGGCGGCCTCCCTCGACCTCATCGACCAGCTGGAGGCGGAGTCCATCCACATCATCCGCGAGGTCGTCGCGGAGTTCGAGCGGCCGGTGCTGCTGTTCTCCGGAGGCAAGGACTCCGTGGTGGTGCTGCACCTGGCCGCGAAGGCGTTCTGGCCGGCGCGCGTGCCGTTCTCGCTGCTGCACGTGGACACCGGGCACAACTTCCCGGAGGTCCTCGACTTCCGCGACGCGACCGCCGAGCGGTTCGGCATCCCGCTGGCGGTCGCCCGCGTGCAGGACTACATCGACGACGGCCGGCTCACCGAGCGCGCCGACGGCACCCGCAACCCGCTGCAGACCGTCCCGCTGCTCGACGCGATCGAGGCCGGGCGCCACGACGCCGTGTTCGGCGGAGCCCGCCGCGACGAGGACAAGGCGCGGGCCAAGGAGCGCATCCTGTCGCTGCGCGACGGCTTCGGCCAGTGGGATCCGCGCAACCAGCGGCCGGAGCTGTGGAGCCTGTACAACGGCCGGCACACGCCCGGCCAGCACGTGCGGGCGTTCCCGATCAGCAACTGGACCGAGCTCGACGTCTGGCGCTACATCGAGCGCGAGGGCATCGAGCTGCCACCGCTCTACTACGCGCACGAGCGCGAGGTGTTCGCCCGCGACGGGATGTGGCGCGCGATCGGCCCGGTCTCCCCGTCCGACCGCGGCGAGACCGTCGAGCGGCGGCTGGTGCGCTACCGCACCGTCGGCGACATGAGCTGCACGGGCGCCGTCGAGTCCGACGCGCGCGACGTGGCCGCGGTGGTGCGGGAGGTCGCGGCCTCCACTCTCAGCGAGCGCGGCGCCACCCGCGCCGACGACCGCATCTCCGAGGCCGCGATGGAAGACCGGAAACGGCAGGGATACTTCTGA
- a CDS encoding phosphoadenylyl-sulfate reductase, whose protein sequence is MGAPSRRGGAAVTATNLGSLPVRPAGLRQVDELRTLAERGARELEDATAEQIVRWVADNFAVERTAVACSMADAVLPHVVASALPGVDVLFLDTGYHFVETYGTRDEVARALDVRVVDLKPKQTVAEQDAEFGAELFARDPNLCCARRKVEPLQRALTGYELWFTGVRREEAPTRTATPFVSWDEKNGLVKVNPLAAWTFDELLDYATANAVPLNLLLSNGYPSIGCEPCTKPVAEGEDPRSGRWAGLAKTECGLHQ, encoded by the coding sequence ATGGGCGCACCGAGCCGACGAGGAGGCGCTGCAGTGACCGCGACCAATCTGGGCAGCCTGCCCGTCCGGCCCGCCGGACTCCGTCAGGTGGACGAATTGCGCACTCTCGCCGAGCGCGGTGCCCGCGAGCTGGAGGACGCGACGGCCGAGCAGATCGTCCGCTGGGTGGCCGACAACTTCGCCGTCGAGCGCACGGCCGTCGCCTGCTCGATGGCCGACGCCGTCCTCCCGCATGTGGTCGCCTCCGCGCTTCCGGGCGTGGACGTGCTGTTCCTCGACACCGGCTACCACTTCGTGGAGACCTACGGCACCCGCGACGAAGTCGCCCGCGCGCTGGACGTGCGCGTGGTCGACCTGAAGCCGAAGCAGACCGTCGCCGAGCAGGACGCCGAGTTCGGCGCCGAGCTGTTCGCCCGCGACCCCAACCTGTGCTGCGCCCGTCGCAAGGTCGAGCCGCTGCAGCGCGCGCTCACCGGCTACGAGCTCTGGTTCACAGGCGTCCGCCGCGAGGAGGCGCCGACCCGCACCGCCACGCCGTTCGTCTCGTGGGACGAGAAGAACGGCCTGGTGAAGGTCAACCCGCTCGCCGCGTGGACGTTCGACGAGCTCCTGGACTACGCGACCGCGAACGCGGTGCCGCTGAACCTGCTCCTGTCCAACGGGTACCCCTCGATCGGCTGCGAACCGTGCACCAAGCCGGTGGCCGAGGGGGAGGACCCGCGCTCGGGCCGCTGGGCCGGGTTGGCCAAGACCGAATGCGGGCTGCACCAGTGA
- a CDS encoding nitrite/sulfite reductase, which produces MTISEQHTARTAARPRRSDARPNGQWAVDGKAPLNGNEAWKQEDGGLAVRERIERVYADGGFASIDPTDLHGRFRWWGLYTQRKPGIDGGKTATLEPHELEDEYFMLRVRIDGGQLTTGQLRTIAGISTEFARDSADLTDRQNIQLHWIRVEDVPEIWRRLESVGLSTTEACGDVPRVFLGSPVAGIAADELIDPTPLIQEIADRFLGDPELANLPRKFKTAISGHPSQDVVHEINDVSFVVVEHPELGVGFDLWVGGGLSTTPRLAERLGAFVPAERVPEVWHGVVQIFRDYGYRRLRNKARLKFLLADWGVEKFREVLETEYLESPLADGPAPAAPTTAGDHVGVHRQRDGRYFIGVTPFVGRVSGTTLGQLADLLERHGSTRLRTTPHQKILALDIPEDAVEQVVAELDDIGLSAKPSVFRRGTIACTGIEFCKLAIVETKVTATVAVQQLEDRLAGLDLPTPLSLHVNGCPNSCARIQTADIGLKGQLLPDGNGGQVPGFQVHLGGGLASRDRDEAGLGRTVRGLKVTADGIADYVERVVRRFLADRGDTETFAEWAHRADEEALQ; this is translated from the coding sequence GTGACGATCTCGGAACAGCACACCGCACGGACGGCCGCTCGGCCGCGCCGGTCGGACGCCCGGCCGAACGGCCAGTGGGCGGTCGACGGGAAAGCGCCGCTGAACGGCAACGAGGCCTGGAAGCAGGAGGACGGCGGTCTGGCCGTCCGCGAGCGCATCGAGCGCGTCTACGCCGACGGCGGCTTCGCCTCCATCGACCCGACCGACCTGCACGGCCGCTTCCGCTGGTGGGGGCTCTACACGCAGCGCAAGCCCGGCATCGACGGCGGCAAGACCGCGACCCTGGAGCCGCATGAGCTCGAGGACGAGTACTTCATGCTGCGAGTCCGGATCGACGGCGGCCAGCTCACGACCGGGCAGCTGCGGACCATCGCGGGGATCTCGACCGAGTTCGCGCGCGACTCCGCGGACCTGACCGACCGGCAGAACATCCAGCTGCACTGGATCCGGGTGGAGGACGTGCCGGAGATCTGGCGGCGGCTGGAGTCCGTGGGCCTCAGCACCACGGAGGCGTGCGGCGACGTGCCGCGGGTCTTCCTCGGCTCGCCGGTGGCGGGTATCGCAGCGGACGAGCTGATCGACCCGACGCCGCTCATCCAGGAGATCGCCGACCGGTTCCTCGGTGACCCGGAGCTGGCCAACCTGCCGCGCAAGTTCAAGACCGCGATCAGCGGCCACCCCAGCCAGGACGTGGTCCACGAGATCAACGACGTCTCGTTCGTCGTGGTCGAGCATCCCGAGCTGGGCGTCGGCTTCGACCTGTGGGTCGGCGGCGGCCTCTCCACGACGCCGCGGCTGGCCGAGCGGCTGGGCGCGTTCGTCCCGGCCGAGCGGGTTCCGGAGGTCTGGCACGGGGTCGTGCAGATCTTCCGCGACTACGGCTACCGCCGGCTGCGCAACAAGGCCCGGCTGAAATTCCTGCTCGCCGACTGGGGAGTGGAGAAGTTCCGCGAGGTGCTGGAGACCGAGTACCTGGAGTCGCCCCTCGCGGACGGCCCGGCCCCGGCGGCGCCGACGACCGCGGGCGACCACGTCGGCGTCCACCGGCAGAGGGACGGCCGCTACTTCATCGGTGTCACGCCGTTCGTCGGCCGGGTCTCCGGCACGACCCTCGGGCAGCTCGCCGACCTCCTGGAGCGGCACGGCTCGACCCGGCTGCGGACCACCCCGCACCAGAAGATCCTGGCCCTCGACATCCCCGAGGACGCCGTCGAGCAAGTGGTCGCCGAACTCGACGACATCGGGCTGAGCGCCAAGCCGAGCGTGTTCCGCCGCGGCACCATCGCCTGCACCGGCATCGAGTTCTGCAAGCTCGCGATCGTGGAGACGAAGGTCACCGCGACCGTCGCCGTCCAGCAGCTGGAGGACCGGCTCGCGGGCCTCGACCTGCCGACGCCGCTCAGCCTGCACGTCAACGGCTGCCCGAACTCCTGCGCTCGCATCCAGACCGCCGACATCGGACTGAAGGGCCAGCTGCTCCCGGACGGGAACGGCGGCCAGGTCCCCGGATTCCAGGTGCACCTGGGCGGCGGGCTCGCCTCCCGCGATCGCGACGAGGCCGGCCTCGGCCGCACGGTCCGCGGCCTGAAGGTGACGGCCGACGGGATCGCCGACTACGTGGAGCGCGTCGTGAGGCGCTTCCTCGCCGACCGCGGCGACACCGAGACGTTCGCCGAATGGGCGCACCGAGCCGACGAGGAGGCGCTGCAGTGA
- a CDS encoding sirohydrochlorin chelatase — translation MIAILTVSHGTSDSLGQRAVSRFAEAVHDAVDAEVAAHAFVDVQQPDVPSALAALPAEATVVIVPLLLSRGYHLGHDLRKAAAPFGERAIVAGALGPDPRLAQILRRRLQEAGLGRDDRIVLAAAGSSDRAGVDDGLEAGLLLGVACLRPVTVGFLSAAQPSLDSAVARAAADGPGRVVAASYLLAPGYFHRLAQRSAADIVTEPLLHPDRMTDWELVAIARNRYFSALSDAGVPLSDVATPRRRASSTIDATKP, via the coding sequence ATGATCGCCATTCTCACCGTGTCGCACGGCACCTCCGACTCGCTGGGCCAGCGGGCGGTCTCGCGCTTCGCCGAGGCGGTCCACGACGCCGTCGACGCGGAGGTCGCCGCCCATGCGTTCGTCGACGTCCAGCAGCCCGACGTCCCCTCCGCACTGGCGGCCCTCCCGGCCGAAGCGACGGTCGTGATCGTGCCGCTCCTGCTGTCCCGCGGCTACCACCTCGGACACGACCTCCGGAAGGCCGCGGCGCCGTTCGGGGAGCGCGCCATCGTCGCCGGGGCGCTCGGCCCCGACCCACGGCTCGCGCAGATCCTGCGGCGCCGGCTCCAGGAGGCCGGACTCGGCAGGGACGACCGCATCGTGCTCGCTGCCGCAGGGTCGAGCGACCGCGCGGGCGTCGACGACGGGCTGGAAGCCGGCCTGCTCCTCGGCGTCGCGTGCCTGCGCCCGGTGACCGTCGGCTTCCTCAGCGCGGCGCAGCCGTCCCTCGACAGCGCGGTCGCCCGGGCTGCGGCCGACGGCCCGGGACGCGTCGTCGCCGCCAGCTACCTCCTCGCACCCGGATACTTTCACCGGCTCGCCCAGCGGTCGGCAGCAGACATCGTCACGGAGCCCCTGCTCCACCCCGACCGGATGACGGACTGGGAACTCGTCGCCATCGCCCGGAACCGCTACTTCTCCGCGCTTTCCGACGCCGGCGTCCCACTGTCGGACGTCGCAACGCCGCGGCGCCGTGCCAGCAGCACGATCGACGCGACCAAGCCGTAG
- a CDS encoding ABC transporter substrate-binding protein, with amino-acid sequence MKARTRMVAAAVGLTAALALTACSGQGASSTSTAASGDCKPSSGKVNLTFTTWVPGMDKVVDLWNSKNPNIQVKFQTGPSGNAGTYQNFFNQIKAGNAPDLGQVEYDALPNFRVQDGLTNIAACQSVSGAQSKFVDWTWKQVTFGENNAVYAIPQDTGPIALFYRKDLFQAAGIPVPTTWDEYAKDAALIKAKGAYITNFPKTDVNWFAGMVWQAGGQWFKNDGSTWNVNLTDDKSTQVANYWQKLIDAGEVSKLASFSDDWNKSFDDGQQWTWVSAVWGASTLETGAPNTAGKWAVAPMPQWSAGDSKAGDWGGSSTAVLKGSKHPYEAAKFAMWLNTDPEALALENKLGGLYPAAKSGADLPAFTSGQAFYGGQKIYDVFKQASSQVDPNFTWGPTMTQTYTDVSDGFGAALGGSGTLLDALKTGQQKTIDALKAQSIPVKG; translated from the coding sequence ATGAAAGCACGCACCAGGATGGTCGCCGCCGCCGTCGGCCTCACCGCCGCGCTGGCGTTGACGGCCTGCTCCGGGCAGGGCGCCAGCAGCACGAGCACCGCGGCGTCGGGCGACTGCAAGCCCTCCTCCGGCAAGGTGAACCTCACCTTCACCACGTGGGTTCCCGGAATGGACAAGGTCGTCGACCTCTGGAACAGCAAGAACCCGAACATCCAGGTCAAGTTCCAGACCGGTCCCTCGGGCAACGCCGGCACCTACCAGAACTTCTTCAACCAGATCAAGGCGGGCAATGCGCCCGACCTCGGCCAGGTCGAGTACGACGCGCTGCCGAACTTCCGGGTCCAGGACGGCCTCACGAACATCGCCGCCTGCCAGTCGGTGAGCGGCGCCCAGAGCAAGTTCGTCGACTGGACCTGGAAGCAGGTCACCTTCGGCGAGAACAACGCCGTGTACGCCATCCCGCAGGACACCGGCCCGATCGCCCTGTTCTACCGCAAGGACCTCTTCCAGGCGGCGGGCATCCCGGTGCCGACCACCTGGGACGAGTACGCCAAGGACGCGGCCCTGATCAAGGCCAAGGGCGCCTACATCACCAACTTCCCGAAGACCGACGTCAACTGGTTCGCGGGCATGGTGTGGCAGGCCGGCGGCCAGTGGTTCAAGAACGACGGCAGCACCTGGAACGTCAACCTGACCGACGACAAGTCGACGCAGGTCGCGAACTACTGGCAGAAGCTGATCGACGCGGGCGAGGTCTCGAAGCTCGCCTCGTTCTCCGACGACTGGAACAAGTCGTTCGACGACGGCCAGCAGTGGACGTGGGTGTCCGCGGTCTGGGGTGCCTCGACCCTGGAGACCGGCGCTCCGAACACCGCGGGCAAGTGGGCCGTGGCCCCGATGCCGCAGTGGTCGGCGGGCGACAGCAAGGCCGGTGACTGGGGCGGTTCCTCCACCGCGGTCCTCAAGGGCTCCAAGCACCCGTACGAGGCGGCCAAGTTCGCGATGTGGCTGAACACCGACCCCGAGGCCCTCGCGCTGGAGAACAAGCTCGGCGGTCTGTACCCGGCGGCCAAGTCCGGCGCCGACCTGCCGGCCTTCACCTCCGGCCAGGCCTTCTACGGCGGCCAGAAGATCTACGACGTGTTCAAGCAGGCCTCCAGCCAGGTCGACCCGAACTTCACCTGGGGTCCGACCATGACGCAGACCTACACGGACGTGTCCGACGGCTTCGGCGCGGCGCTCGGCGGCTCCGGCACGCTGCTCGACGCGCTCAAGACCGGTCAGCAGAAGACGATCGACGCGCTGAAGGCCCAGTCGATCCCCGTGAAGGGATAG
- a CDS encoding carbohydrate ABC transporter permease — protein MTTITEATRRIKRSDAAPRGAGRENPVSRIGAMLVMAVFTFYFLIPIWWLLVSSTKTRGEFTTTAALWFTPNGFSTLIGNIGTLFTYDSGVYVHWVVNSVLYAGVGAFLGTLIAGMCGYALAKYRFRGREVLFNVVLAGVLVPATALALPLFLIFSQVQLTNTYWSVFLPSIVSPFGVYLARIFASASVPDELLEAARLDGSGEVRTFFTVSVRLMSPALVTMFLFQFVAIWNNFFLPLIMLRDQTLFPVTLGLYAWNSSIGQAPELRSLVIVGAFVSIIPLIVAFLSLQRFWSGGLAAGSVK, from the coding sequence ATGACCACCATCACCGAGGCGACCCGCCGCATCAAGCGCAGCGACGCCGCTCCCCGCGGGGCGGGCCGCGAGAACCCGGTCTCCCGTATCGGCGCCATGCTCGTCATGGCCGTGTTCACCTTCTACTTCCTGATCCCGATCTGGTGGCTGCTGGTCTCCTCCACCAAGACCCGCGGGGAGTTCACCACCACCGCCGCGCTGTGGTTCACCCCGAACGGGTTCTCCACGCTGATCGGCAACATCGGCACGCTCTTCACCTACGATTCGGGCGTCTACGTGCACTGGGTGGTCAACAGCGTCCTGTATGCCGGGGTCGGCGCGTTCCTCGGCACCCTGATCGCCGGGATGTGCGGCTACGCGCTGGCCAAGTACCGGTTCCGCGGCCGCGAGGTGCTGTTCAACGTGGTGCTGGCGGGTGTGCTGGTGCCCGCCACCGCGCTGGCGCTGCCGCTGTTCCTGATCTTCTCCCAGGTGCAGCTCACCAACACCTACTGGTCGGTGTTCCTGCCCAGCATCGTGAGCCCGTTCGGGGTGTACCTGGCGCGGATCTTCGCCTCCGCCAGCGTGCCGGACGAGCTGCTGGAAGCCGCCCGCCTCGACGGCTCCGGCGAGGTGCGCACCTTCTTCACCGTCTCGGTGCGGCTGATGTCGCCCGCGCTGGTGACCATGTTCCTGTTCCAGTTCGTCGCGATCTGGAACAACTTCTTCCTGCCGCTGATCATGCTGCGGGACCAGACCCTGTTCCCGGTCACGCTCGGCCTCTACGCCTGGAACAGCTCGATCGGCCAGGCCCCGGAACTGCGATCACTGGTGATCGTCGGAGCCTTCGTGTCGATCATCCCGCTCATCGTCGCGTTCCTGAGCCTGCAGAGGTTCTGGTCCGGCGGACTGGCCGCGGGAAGCGTCAAGTAA
- a CDS encoding carbohydrate ABC transporter permease, translating into MTTMSPPTATTTSTRTGRSRRRTASLWRAVLIFVAPFGILYALFYAVPIGYAIYQSLLTVQRQGTFGPATQVFGGLTQYVQVFQDTAFWGSVGRVLIFGVVQVPVMLLLALVFALLLDSPLLRGKKFFRLAFFAPYAVPGVIAAIMWGFLYSPSLSPFSDLTKNVDFLGADLVLWSIANIVTWVYVGYNMLIIYSSLLAIPQEIYEAAKLDGANNWQVAVRIKIPLVMPAIILTAVFSIIGTLQLLAEPQTLRSFSTAINSTYTPNLAVYTTASIPNYSLAAAMSVVLALFTFVLSFVFLRLTNRRAFA; encoded by the coding sequence ATGACGACGATGTCACCCCCGACGGCGACCACCACGAGCACACGGACAGGACGGTCGCGGCGCCGCACAGCGAGCCTGTGGCGCGCCGTGCTGATCTTCGTGGCCCCGTTCGGGATCCTGTATGCGCTCTTCTACGCGGTCCCGATCGGATACGCGATCTACCAGTCGCTGCTGACCGTGCAGCGGCAGGGCACCTTCGGCCCGGCCACCCAGGTCTTCGGCGGCCTCACCCAGTACGTGCAGGTCTTCCAGGACACGGCGTTCTGGGGCTCCGTCGGACGGGTCCTGATCTTCGGCGTCGTGCAGGTGCCGGTGATGCTGCTGCTGGCCCTGGTCTTCGCGCTGCTGCTGGACTCCCCGCTGCTGCGCGGCAAGAAGTTCTTCCGGCTGGCGTTCTTCGCCCCGTACGCCGTCCCCGGCGTGATCGCGGCGATCATGTGGGGCTTCCTCTACTCGCCGTCGCTGTCGCCGTTCAGCGACCTGACCAAGAACGTGGACTTCCTCGGCGCCGACCTGGTGCTCTGGTCGATCGCGAACATCGTCACCTGGGTCTACGTCGGCTACAACATGCTGATCATCTACTCGTCGCTCCTGGCCATCCCGCAGGAGATCTACGAGGCGGCGAAGCTGGACGGCGCGAACAACTGGCAGGTCGCCGTCCGCATCAAGATCCCGCTGGTGATGCCGGCGATCATCCTCACCGCCGTCTTCTCGATCATCGGCACGCTCCAGCTGCTCGCCGAGCCGCAGACCCTGCGCTCGTTCAGCACGGCGATCAACAGCACGTACACGCCGAACCTCGCGGTCTACACGACGGCGTCGATCCCGAACTACAGCCTGGCGGCCGCGATGTCGGTCGTGCTGGCGCTGTTCACCTTCGTGCTCTCGTTCGTGTTCCTGCGACTGACCAACAGGAGGGCGTTCGCATGA
- a CDS encoding beta-galactosidase, which produces MSSSSTIGSALAALTASGRAESRLAFGCDYNPEQWDPSVWAEDIRLMREAGVTIVAINVFGWAQIQPRPDVFDFSGLDAIIELLHEAGIGINLGTGTASPPPWLSTKHPEILPVDADGVRAWPGGRQAYCPSSPVFRAAAQRLATEVVTRYGSHPAVQLWHVSNELGCHNAHCYCDVSASAFRDWLRAKYGTVDALNTAWGTTFWSQRYGAWEEVLPPRHTLSAGNPAQALDFARFSSDEVLECYRMEERIIRRLSSVPVTTNFMVTAHIRNQDYWQWAPYMDVIANDHYLDHRLPDPHQELSFAADATRGLAGGDPWLLMEQATGAVNWQPRNITKVPGELMRNTFAHVARGADGVCFFQWRASAQGTEKFHSALLPHAGTDSRKWQEVLELSRALGSVRELAGTRVVADVALVFSWEAWWATDLDSHPSEELRYLEQVHAAYRALWEAGITVDIVRPGADLSAYRTVVAPSLYLVRDDEVKAVTDFVAGGGTAVITFFSGIVDQDDRVRLGGYPGAFTNLLGLHVDEFFPLAAGGSVTLDDGATGTVWSEHIVPGAADVVATYADGPLPGSPAVTRNTFGGGSAWYVGTALDRPHLSGLLARAAQEAGVDVPADHGDGVEQVLRRGPDADYRFYINHSDETRPARAAGLELLTGAAVDGLELPPGAVRVVKTKREE; this is translated from the coding sequence ATGTCGTCGAGCAGCACGATCGGCTCCGCCCTTGCGGCGCTGACGGCGTCGGGGCGCGCGGAGAGCCGGCTGGCGTTCGGGTGCGACTACAACCCCGAGCAGTGGGACCCGTCGGTCTGGGCCGAGGACATCCGCCTGATGCGCGAGGCAGGCGTGACCATCGTCGCCATCAACGTGTTCGGCTGGGCGCAGATCCAGCCCCGGCCAGACGTCTTCGACTTCTCCGGCCTGGACGCGATCATCGAGCTGCTGCACGAGGCGGGCATCGGGATCAACCTCGGCACCGGAACCGCCTCCCCGCCGCCCTGGCTCAGCACGAAGCACCCCGAGATCCTGCCGGTCGACGCGGACGGCGTGCGGGCGTGGCCCGGCGGCCGACAGGCGTACTGCCCCAGCTCGCCGGTCTTCCGCGCTGCGGCTCAGCGCCTGGCGACCGAGGTCGTCACCCGGTACGGATCGCACCCCGCCGTCCAGCTCTGGCATGTCTCCAACGAGCTCGGCTGCCACAACGCGCACTGCTACTGCGACGTCTCCGCTTCGGCCTTCCGGGACTGGCTCCGCGCCAAATACGGGACGGTCGATGCGCTCAACACGGCGTGGGGCACCACCTTCTGGAGCCAGCGCTACGGAGCCTGGGAGGAAGTCCTCCCGCCGCGGCACACGCTCTCCGCCGGGAACCCGGCCCAGGCGCTCGACTTCGCGCGGTTCAGTTCCGACGAGGTGCTCGAGTGCTACCGGATGGAGGAGCGGATCATCCGCCGGCTCAGCTCCGTGCCGGTGACGACGAACTTCATGGTGACCGCGCACATCCGCAACCAGGACTACTGGCAGTGGGCCCCGTACATGGACGTGATCGCCAACGACCACTACCTCGACCACCGCCTCCCGGACCCGCACCAGGAGCTCTCCTTCGCCGCCGACGCGACGCGCGGTCTCGCGGGCGGAGATCCGTGGCTGCTCATGGAGCAGGCGACCGGCGCCGTCAACTGGCAGCCGCGCAACATCACGAAGGTGCCAGGCGAGCTGATGCGGAACACCTTCGCCCACGTCGCGCGCGGCGCCGACGGAGTCTGCTTCTTCCAGTGGCGGGCCTCTGCGCAGGGCACGGAGAAGTTCCACTCCGCGCTGCTCCCGCACGCCGGCACGGACAGCCGCAAATGGCAGGAGGTCCTGGAGCTGAGCCGGGCGCTGGGCTCCGTGCGTGAGCTGGCCGGCACCCGGGTCGTCGCCGATGTCGCGCTGGTCTTCAGCTGGGAGGCGTGGTGGGCCACCGACCTCGACTCGCACCCCTCGGAGGAGCTGCGCTACCTGGAGCAGGTGCACGCCGCCTATCGCGCGCTCTGGGAGGCGGGCATCACCGTCGACATCGTGCGCCCCGGGGCCGACCTCTCGGCGTACCGGACGGTGGTGGCGCCCTCGCTCTATCTCGTCCGCGACGACGAGGTGAAGGCCGTGACGGACTTCGTCGCGGGCGGCGGAACCGCCGTCATCACCTTCTTCTCCGGGATCGTCGACCAGGACGACCGCGTGCGGCTCGGCGGTTACCCCGGCGCCTTCACGAACCTCCTCGGCCTCCACGTCGACGAGTTCTTCCCGCTCGCCGCCGGCGGCAGCGTGACCCTGGACGACGGGGCCACCGGAACCGTCTGGAGCGAGCACATCGTGCCGGGCGCCGCCGATGTCGTCGCGACCTACGCGGACGGACCGCTCCCCGGCTCGCCCGCGGTCACCAGGAACACCTTCGGCGGCGGCTCGGCCTGGTATGTCGGCACGGCGCTCGACCGGCCCCACCTCAGCGGCCTGCTCGCGCGCGCCGCGCAGGAGGCGGGCGTCGACGTTCCGGCCGACCACGGGGACGGAGTCGAGCAGGTGCTGCGACGCGGGCCCGACGCCGACTACCGCTTCTACATCAACCACAGCGACGAGACCCGGCCTGCCCGGGCCGCGGGACTCGAACTGCTCACCGGCGCGGCCGTCGACGGGCTGGAGCTCCCGCCCGGCGCCGTCCGCGTCGTGAAGACGAAACGCGAAGAGTGA
- a CDS encoding LacI family DNA-binding transcriptional regulator, translating to MTSEAARPRAATIHDVARAAGLSRGTVSRVINGEPYVSPEARAAVESAIVEVGYVPNTAARNLKTRRSGAVALIVHEPHSLFLEDPNIGTILLGINAVLSQADYQLVTLIIDSTRDSDRVAEYLRGGFVDGVIIISARAGDPIGQAVAAIGIPAAFVGHPPGIEGIAYVGIDNVGAARSISERLVATGRRRVGMIASALDRDSGRDRLAGFREALGELYDPELVVEFPLYSHGAGVEGMRELLEREPDIDGVFAASDAIAAGALDALREAGKSVPGDIGVVGFDDSAWALRCQPALSTVHQPATELGRAAAQLVLDQIARLDTPADGTILGTTVVWRRSA from the coding sequence ATGACCTCCGAGGCGGCCCGCCCGCGCGCAGCGACGATCCACGATGTCGCACGGGCCGCCGGGCTGTCGCGGGGCACGGTGTCGCGCGTCATCAACGGCGAGCCGTACGTCTCCCCCGAAGCGCGGGCCGCAGTCGAGTCTGCGATCGTGGAAGTCGGCTATGTGCCGAACACGGCAGCACGCAACCTGAAGACGCGCCGGTCCGGCGCCGTCGCCCTGATCGTCCACGAGCCGCACTCGCTGTTCCTCGAGGACCCGAACATCGGCACCATCCTCCTGGGCATCAACGCCGTGCTCTCCCAGGCCGACTACCAGCTCGTCACGCTCATCATCGACTCGACGCGCGACAGCGACCGCGTCGCCGAATACCTCCGCGGCGGCTTCGTGGACGGCGTGATCATCATCTCCGCGCGCGCCGGCGACCCGATCGGCCAGGCCGTCGCCGCGATCGGCATCCCGGCGGCGTTCGTCGGGCACCCACCGGGCATCGAAGGCATCGCCTACGTCGGCATCGACAACGTCGGCGCGGCGCGATCCATCAGCGAGCGCCTGGTCGCGACCGGCCGCCGGCGGGTCGGCATGATCGCCAGCGCGCTCGACCGCGACTCCGGTCGCGACCGGCTGGCGGGCTTCCGGGAGGCGCTCGGCGAGCTCTACGATCCCGAGCTGGTCGTCGAGTTCCCGCTGTACAGCCACGGCGCCGGCGTCGAGGGGATGCGGGAGCTGCTGGAGCGCGAGCCCGACATCGACGGCGTCTTCGCCGCCTCCGACGCGATCGCCGCCGGCGCACTGGACGCCCTGCGTGAGGCGGGCAAGAGCGTGCCGGGCGACATCGGCGTGGTCGGCTTCGACGACAGTGCGTGGGCCCTCCGCTGCCAGCCCGCGCTGTCGACCGTCCACCAGCCGGCGACCGAACTCGGCCGGGCCGCGGCGCAGCTCGTCCTCGACCAGATCGCTCGACTCGACACACCGGCCGACGGGACGATCCTCGGCACCACCGTCGTGTGGCGGCGCTCGGCGTGA